The Sphingopyxis sp. BE259 nucleotide sequence GCTCGACGACCTGCCGTTGTTTGCCGCGACCCTTGCCGCCGCGCCGGTCGCGATGACCGACGCGCTCCGCGAGGCACTGGGTCAGATCGACCCCGATGCCCTCGCCCCGCGCGAGGCGCTCGACGCGCTTTACGCACTGAAACGGCTACTGGCGGACGAAGCATGAGCGATCTGTTCGACAATCTCGACCAGCGCCGCGCGATCATCGATCGCCGCGCGCTGGCGGAGCGGCTCGACGAGATCGCGGCGGCTTGCCCCGATAGTGCCGCGTGCCGCCGTTCGATGGTCGCGCTGCTCAAGACTGCGCTCGACGAAGGGCGGGCCGAGATCGACCGCCGCCTATGTGCCCGCCCGTCGGCGGGGCGCGTTGCCGCGAACGCGACCGCGTTGCTCATCGACCAGATCATCCGGCTCAGCCATGATTTTACCGTCGATCATCTCTATCCTTCGGCGAACCGGTCGGCGGGCGAGCGGCTGACTCTGATCGCGGTCGGCGGCTATGGCCGCGGCGAAATGGCGCCGCACAGCGACATCGATATCGGTTTCCTCACCCCGTTCAAGCAGACGAGTTGGACCGAACAGGTGATCGAGGCGCAGCTTTACACGCTGTGGGATCTCGGGCTGAAAGTCGGCCATTCGTCGCGCTCGCTCGACGAGATGGTCCGCGCCGCGAAGGACGATCTGACGATCCGCACCGCCTTGCTCGAAGGCCGCTTCATCTGGGGCGACCGCGCGCTTTATGATCAGGCGTCGGCGCGGTTCGATGCCGAAGTGGTCGCGGGCAATGCGCGGGCGTTTGTCGCCGAAAAGCTCGCCGAGCGCGACGAGCGGCACAAGCGTATGGGCGATTCGCGCTATGTCGTCGAACCCAATGTGAAGGAAGGGAAGGGCGGGCTACGCGACCTCCACACCCTGTTCTGGATCGGCAAGTTCATTCACCGCGTCCGCACCGTTCCCGAGCTGGTCGACGCGGGCTTGTTGTCGGCCCGCGAGCTGCGCCAGTTCGAACGCGCCGAAAATTTCCTGCTCGCCGTGCGCTGCCACCTCCACACGCTGGCCGGGCGTGCCGAGGACCGACTGACGTTCGATTTCCAGCGCGAGATCGCGGCGCGGATGCAGTTCGCCGACCGGCCCGGAAAGAGTGCGGTCGAACGCTTCATGCAGCTCTATTTCCTCCACGCCAAAAGCGTCGGCGACGTCACCGGCACCTTCCTCGCGCATCTCGACGACCAGATGGCAGCGCGCGGGCGGCGGTTTTTGCCGACGATCCGGCGGCGCCCGGGCAAGCTCAATGGCTTCGTCCTCGATCGCGGCCGCCTCGCGCTGCCGTCGGACGATTTTTTCGCGGCCGATCCTGTGCGCCTGATTGAAATCTTTGCGCTCGCCGACAAGCACGGCCTCGAAATCCATCCGCAGGCGATGCGCCAGGCGCGCCACGAGGCGAAGCTGATCGAGACGCAGGGGGTGCGCCGCAATCCGCGCGCCAACGCGCTATTCCTCGACGTGCTGACCAGCCCGCGCGATCCCGAAACGGTGCTGCGCTGGATGAACGAGGCGGGGGTGTTCGGCCGCTTTGTGCCCGATTTCGGCCGCGTCGTCGCACAGATGCAGTTCGACATGTATCATCACTACACCGTCGATGAACATACGATCCGCGCCATCGGGCTGCTGGCCGACATCGAACAGAATCGGCTGGAGGGCGACCATCCGCTGTCGACGTCGATTATGGGCCAGATCCACTCGCGCCGCGTCATTTACTGCGCGGTGCTGCTCCACGACATCGCCAAGGGGCGCGGCGGCGACCATAGTGTGCTCGGCGCCGAACTGGCGCTGCGCGTCTGCCCGCGGCTGGGGCTGACCGCGGCAGAAACCGAGACGGTGTCGTGGCTGGTGCGCTATCATTTGCTGATGTCGGCGACGGCGTTCAAACGC carries:
- a CDS encoding [protein-PII] uridylyltransferase, yielding MSDLFDNLDQRRAIIDRRALAERLDEIAAACPDSAACRRSMVALLKTALDEGRAEIDRRLCARPSAGRVAANATALLIDQIIRLSHDFTVDHLYPSANRSAGERLTLIAVGGYGRGEMAPHSDIDIGFLTPFKQTSWTEQVIEAQLYTLWDLGLKVGHSSRSLDEMVRAAKDDLTIRTALLEGRFIWGDRALYDQASARFDAEVVAGNARAFVAEKLAERDERHKRMGDSRYVVEPNVKEGKGGLRDLHTLFWIGKFIHRVRTVPELVDAGLLSARELRQFERAENFLLAVRCHLHTLAGRAEDRLTFDFQREIAARMQFADRPGKSAVERFMQLYFLHAKSVGDVTGTFLAHLDDQMAARGRRFLPTIRRRPGKLNGFVLDRGRLALPSDDFFAADPVRLIEIFALADKHGLEIHPQAMRQARHEAKLIETQGVRRNPRANALFLDVLTSPRDPETVLRWMNEAGVFGRFVPDFGRVVAQMQFDMYHHYTVDEHTIRAIGLLADIEQNRLEGDHPLSTSIMGQIHSRRVIYCAVLLHDIAKGRGGDHSVLGAELALRVCPRLGLTAAETETVSWLVRYHLLMSATAFKRDLADFKTILDFAGQVQSPERLRLLLVLTVVDIRAVGPGVWNSWKRQLLTELYDAAEEVLRLGHKQRGREQRIASKKDAVAAQFGFDRKTFDKVARRLPESYWIAEPVEVIAANLVHIRQAGSAPLHIAAVPDDDRGATLVMVLAADHPGLFYRIAGGIHLAGGNIIDARIHTTRDGLALDNFLVQDPLGRPFAEAGQIGRLTRAIEDALANRHKLLPKLEARALPRTRAEAFRIAPNVFVDNKASNRFTVIEVNAQDRPALLNQLAYALFQSKVTVHSAHVATYGERAVDTFYVTDLIGDKIDSPARVKSLEKRLLEAATSQSEDAVAA